The Bryobacteraceae bacterium genome includes a window with the following:
- the glyQ gene encoding glycine--tRNA ligase alpha subunit codes for MDSYQETIFRLKRFWAKHGCVIQEPYDVEVGAGTMCPETFLRVLGPKPYNVAYVQPSRRPADGRYGENPNRLYKHSQLQVILKPAPANVMDLYLESLEAIGIRLDQHDLKFEEDNWESPTLGAWGIGWQVMLDGLEITQFTYFQQCGGVDLDLVPAELTYGLERLVAFLQDRRSVFDIEWVEGVSYRDVRFLEEQQFSVYNFEKADVQMLWQLFGLHEAEAQRLIDEYRGLDAERDFREKSRFPLLAAYDHVLNCSHTFNLLDSRGAISVTERVAVIGRVRKLAVGVAGCWIDQQRLLDGAAAQEVQA; via the coding sequence ATGGATTCTTACCAGGAAACGATTTTCAGGCTGAAGCGGTTCTGGGCGAAGCACGGCTGTGTGATCCAGGAGCCGTATGACGTGGAAGTCGGCGCCGGGACCATGTGCCCGGAGACCTTCCTTCGCGTGCTGGGGCCGAAGCCGTACAACGTGGCCTATGTGCAGCCATCGCGGCGCCCGGCCGACGGCCGCTACGGGGAGAACCCGAACCGCCTGTACAAGCACTCGCAGCTGCAGGTGATCCTGAAGCCGGCCCCGGCCAACGTCATGGACCTGTATCTGGAGTCGCTCGAAGCGATCGGCATCCGGCTGGACCAGCACGACCTCAAGTTTGAAGAGGACAACTGGGAATCGCCGACGCTGGGCGCGTGGGGCATCGGGTGGCAGGTGATGCTGGACGGGCTGGAGATCACGCAGTTCACCTACTTCCAGCAGTGCGGCGGCGTGGATCTGGATCTCGTGCCCGCGGAGCTGACCTACGGACTGGAGCGGCTGGTCGCGTTCCTGCAGGACCGCAGGTCGGTGTTCGACATCGAATGGGTGGAAGGGGTGAGCTACCGCGACGTGCGGTTCCTCGAAGAGCAGCAGTTCTCGGTCTACAACTTCGAAAAAGCCGACGTGCAGATGCTGTGGCAGCTGTTCGGACTGCACGAGGCCGAGGCGCAGCGGCTGATCGACGAATACAGGGGCCTGGACGCGGAGAGGGATTTCCGCGAAAAGAGCCGTTTCCCGCTGCTGGCAGCCTATGACCATGTGCTGAACTGCTCGCACACGTTCAACCTGCTGGACTCGCGCGGAGCGATCAGCGTAACCGAACGGGTGGCGGTGATCGGGCGCGTGCGGAAGCTGGCGGTGGGAGTGGCCGGCTGCTGGATTGACCAGCAGCGGCTGCTGGACGGCGCGGCGGCGCAGGAGGTGCAGGCATGA
- a CDS encoding peptidase M11: MELRLAGRTAWLALAAAICALSWAQSGNAPPQTRRAAREAGLQERARRLNAEVLSLQRTIRESDENGRRALQQRAAGPLQARARALRDLARSNPAEALRFLLDSQALDALRTDFPELASELEQHGEWEGPVDTLVLDGEDLEDHEVVHHLRLDGGEVLEVRMAGPEPEGIECGRRARFRGVRIGEVVVAAEGEVLGAPDAKAAAEGRTAAAACGPRGQQNIAVLLVTFPGVAAPSGVTPASVHTMLFGTAGRSLHGYWNEASYGQTSASGTVLGWYTLDRVYTCDEYYAMRSAAIAAADADIDFRNYNRLFIIFPNPGGCSWAGISNVGCSSFTSADGTVPASSTWMLAQYFTGVDNAVRLAAHEGGHALGLMHARSRRFTGEPLAAPGTAGTISEYGDILSAMGSWNLGHYNVEQKIRLGWLSSANVQQVQSAGTYTLRPLEMPAGGVQALQVARGGSSNAWLWLEYRQPLGSYDTTLNPQVFTGALIHYRDSSTGSYTDLLDFTPATTSFGDAALAAGSTWQDPYTGLSISPASPSSSGLTVNISYASSPCAEAPPSLSLSPPNPSAQPGGSVSYTLTLRNNDSSTCGSRAFSLSSTLPQGWTTTFSQSSVTLAPGQSANVTMTKSVPASASPATYQVNAVAQSQSASVTATASLTVAAACSMAAPTLSLSPSNPSAQPGSSVTYTVSIRNNDPSSCSARSFSLSSTLPQGWTTAFSSASVTLAPGQSMNLTMTKTVPASASPSTYQVNAVAQSQSGAVAASASLTVVAPAPLSVSFSQQAAASAVRTSVNLTVQVLSGSSPASGATVMFTLRKPGGATVVSPPVRTDSKGIASWSYRFQNKDPKGVYTVTATAAFNNQTATATSTVTLQ; the protein is encoded by the coding sequence ATGGAACTCCGGTTGGCGGGAAGAACTGCGTGGCTGGCGCTGGCAGCCGCAATCTGCGCGCTGTCGTGGGCGCAGAGCGGCAACGCTCCGCCGCAGACGAGGCGCGCCGCCCGCGAGGCCGGACTTCAGGAAAGAGCGCGGCGGCTGAACGCGGAAGTGTTATCGCTTCAGCGGACGATCCGGGAATCGGACGAGAACGGCCGCCGCGCATTGCAGCAGCGGGCTGCCGGACCGCTGCAGGCCCGCGCTCGGGCGCTTCGCGACCTCGCTCGCTCGAATCCCGCGGAAGCGCTGCGGTTCCTGCTTGACAGCCAGGCCCTCGACGCCTTGCGGACGGATTTTCCCGAGCTCGCCTCCGAGCTCGAGCAGCACGGCGAATGGGAAGGGCCCGTGGACACGCTCGTTCTCGACGGAGAGGACCTGGAAGACCACGAAGTAGTGCATCATCTCAGGCTGGACGGGGGAGAGGTTCTGGAAGTGCGGATGGCCGGCCCCGAGCCCGAAGGCATCGAGTGCGGCAGGCGGGCGCGCTTCCGCGGCGTGCGTATCGGTGAAGTCGTCGTGGCTGCCGAGGGGGAAGTGCTGGGCGCGCCGGACGCGAAAGCGGCGGCGGAAGGCCGCACCGCCGCCGCTGCCTGCGGCCCGAGGGGCCAGCAGAACATCGCTGTCCTTCTTGTGACGTTCCCGGGTGTCGCCGCACCCTCCGGCGTCACGCCGGCCTCGGTTCACACCATGCTGTTCGGCACGGCCGGCCGCAGCCTCCACGGCTACTGGAACGAGGCCTCTTACGGGCAGACGTCCGCGTCGGGAACCGTGCTGGGCTGGTACACGCTCGACCGCGTCTATACCTGCGACGAGTATTACGCGATGCGCAGCGCCGCCATCGCGGCTGCCGACGCCGACATTGACTTCCGCAATTACAACCGGCTGTTCATCATCTTTCCGAATCCGGGCGGTTGTTCCTGGGCCGGCATCTCCAACGTCGGCTGCAGCTCGTTCACTTCTGCCGACGGAACCGTTCCGGCGTCGAGTACGTGGATGCTGGCGCAATACTTTACGGGCGTTGATAATGCGGTCAGACTGGCCGCGCACGAGGGCGGCCACGCCCTTGGCCTGATGCACGCCCGTTCAAGGCGCTTCACGGGCGAGCCCCTTGCCGCTCCCGGGACGGCGGGCACGATCAGCGAATACGGGGACATCCTCTCGGCAATGGGCTCCTGGAACCTCGGCCACTACAACGTGGAACAGAAGATCCGCCTCGGCTGGCTGTCTTCGGCCAACGTCCAGCAGGTGCAGTCGGCGGGAACCTATACATTGCGCCCGCTCGAAATGCCTGCCGGCGGCGTCCAGGCTCTGCAGGTGGCGCGCGGCGGGTCGAGTAACGCCTGGCTGTGGCTTGAATACCGCCAGCCGCTCGGCAGCTACGACACCACCCTCAATCCCCAGGTGTTTACCGGCGCCCTGATCCATTACAGGGACTCCTCCACCGGCAGCTATACCGACCTGCTCGACTTCACGCCGGCGACCACCAGCTTCGGCGACGCGGCGCTGGCAGCCGGATCCACGTGGCAGGATCCGTATACGGGACTTTCGATCTCGCCCGCTTCGCCCTCGTCTTCGGGCCTGACCGTGAACATCTCGTACGCCTCGTCGCCCTGCGCGGAAGCGCCCCCGTCCCTGTCGCTTTCTCCGCCGAACCCGAGCGCCCAGCCCGGCGGCAGCGTTTCCTACACCCTGACGTTGAGAAACAACGACTCCTCCACATGCGGGTCGCGCGCCTTCAGCCTGTCCTCGACGCTGCCGCAGGGTTGGACGACCACGTTCTCCCAGTCATCCGTCACGCTGGCGCCGGGCCAGTCGGCCAACGTGACGATGACCAAGAGCGTGCCAGCCTCCGCCTCGCCAGCCACCTATCAGGTCAACGCCGTCGCGCAGTCGCAGTCTGCGTCTGTGACGGCCACCGCCAGCCTGACCGTCGCTGCGGCGTGCAGCATGGCTGCGCCCACGCTTTCCCTGTCACCCTCGAACCCGAGCGCGCAACCCGGATCGAGCGTGACCTACACGGTGTCGATCCGGAACAACGACCCATCGAGCTGCAGTGCGCGTTCGTTCAGCCTTTCTTCCACGCTGCCGCAGGGCTGGACGACGGCCTTCTCTTCGGCTTCCGTCACGCTGGCGCCCGGCCAGTCGATGAACTTGACGATGACCAAGACCGTGCCAGCCTCCGCTTCGCCATCCACCTATCAGGTGAACGCCGTGGCGCAGTCCCAGTCCGGCGCGGTTGCGGCGTCGGCTTCATTGACGGTGGTTGCACCGGCGCCGCTGTCGGTTTCTTTCAGCCAGCAGGCCGCAGCCTCAGCCGTCCGCACCTCCGTCAACCTCACGGTCCAGGTGCTCAGCGGCAGCAGCCCGGCCTCAGGCGCGACCGTCATGTTCACTCTCCGCAAGCCGGGCGGCGCGACGGTGGTCTCCCCGCCCGTCCGGACGGACTCCAAAGGAATCGCCAGCTGGAGCTACCGCTTCCAGAACAAGGATCCAAAGGGCGTCTACACGGTGACAGCCACGGCGGCGTTCAACAACCAGACCGCCACGGCCACTTCTACGGTCACTCTGCAGTAG
- a CDS encoding cytochrome c, with protein sequence MQKIREWLSPVVYLSNNWISLLGVVLVTTGGILWVALLPATFRTHSQDPYAGILQFMALPAVFFAGLGLIPLGIWRVKKKGKLPEVFPPLKLDNPQFRRLLAFVGAATVANLIIGTSLLYGAVSYMETVSFCGQACHTVMKPEFTAYQHSPHARVACVECHIGPGANWFVKSKISGSWQVISVTFNLYPRPIPTPIENLRPARETCEVCHWPQKYGGDRIRVINHYGEDEKVTRTQSVLLMHIGGGNGYEGIHGAHMGPGVVIRYAHADRERQKIPWVEYTGKDGKRFVYTSEGHQGDGPGALPVRVMDCIDCHNRPSHSFETPGKAVDRALDEGLIDRTLPFAKKAALEAVQQEYATTAESEREIPKRFLAFYEKNYPAVFASRKQDVERSAKGALSIFSRNVFPEMRVKWGAYVNNIGHVDFDGCFRCHDWRESKPAGRSITQDCDTCHKTLAQEETNPKVLSDLGLAAQ encoded by the coding sequence GTGCAGAAGATCCGCGAATGGCTGAGCCCGGTCGTCTACCTGTCGAACAACTGGATCAGCCTGCTTGGCGTGGTTCTGGTGACGACGGGAGGCATTCTGTGGGTGGCGCTGCTGCCGGCGACGTTCCGGACGCACTCCCAGGATCCCTATGCCGGGATCCTGCAGTTCATGGCGCTGCCGGCGGTCTTCTTCGCCGGGCTCGGGCTGATCCCGCTGGGCATCTGGCGCGTGAAGAAGAAAGGCAAGCTCCCCGAGGTGTTCCCGCCGCTGAAGCTCGACAATCCGCAGTTCCGCCGCCTGCTCGCGTTTGTCGGAGCGGCGACGGTGGCGAACCTGATCATTGGAACCAGCCTGCTGTACGGGGCGGTGAGCTACATGGAAACGGTGAGCTTCTGCGGGCAGGCGTGCCATACCGTGATGAAGCCCGAGTTCACGGCCTACCAGCATTCGCCGCATGCGCGAGTGGCCTGCGTGGAGTGCCATATCGGACCCGGAGCCAACTGGTTTGTGAAAAGCAAGATCTCGGGCTCCTGGCAGGTGATTTCGGTGACGTTCAACCTGTACCCGCGGCCGATTCCGACTCCGATTGAGAATCTGCGCCCGGCGCGGGAGACGTGCGAGGTCTGCCACTGGCCGCAGAAATACGGCGGCGACCGCATCCGGGTGATCAACCATTACGGAGAAGACGAGAAAGTGACGCGGACGCAGAGCGTGCTGCTGATGCATATCGGCGGCGGCAACGGCTACGAGGGGATTCACGGGGCGCACATGGGGCCGGGCGTCGTGATCCGCTACGCGCACGCCGACCGGGAGAGGCAGAAGATCCCGTGGGTGGAGTACACGGGGAAGGACGGCAAGCGCTTCGTCTATACGAGCGAAGGCCATCAAGGGGACGGTCCCGGAGCGCTGCCGGTGCGGGTGATGGACTGCATCGACTGCCACAACCGGCCCTCGCACAGCTTCGAGACGCCGGGCAAGGCGGTGGACCGCGCCCTCGACGAGGGGCTGATCGACCGGACGCTTCCGTTCGCGAAGAAGGCGGCGCTCGAGGCGGTGCAGCAGGAGTACGCCACGACGGCCGAAAGCGAGCGGGAAATTCCGAAGAGATTTCTCGCTTTTTACGAGAAGAATTACCCGGCCGTTTTCGCGTCCCGGAAGCAGGACGTCGAGCGCAGCGCAAAAGGGGCGCTTTCGATCTTCAGCCGCAACGTGTTTCCCGAAATGCGGGTGAAGTGGGGCGCCTACGTGAACAACATCGGGCATGTGGATTTCGACGGCTGTTTCCGGTGCCACGACTGGCGGGAGTCGAAGCCGGCGGGCCGCTCGATCACGCAGGACTGCGACACGTGCCACAAGACGCTGGCGCAGGAAGAGACGAATCCGAAGGTTCTGTCCGATCTGGGGCTGGCCGCCCAGTAA
- a CDS encoding 5-oxo-1,2,5-tricarboxylic-3-penten acid decarboxylase: MEGSRVQPLSGELFSNPRPAGRALPLDSVKLLYPCTPPKVLAVGRNYRSHLGSAPAPKRPELFYKPVSCLQHPGEPIVIPPDAKNVHYEGELVIVMGRRCRRASREEAAAAIFGYTCGNDVSERDWQGGADRDMQWWRAKGADTFGPLGPAIATGLDPGAGLMLETRLDGKTVQKQSTADLLFDCIECVRFASQYVTLEPGDVIYTGTPGETRAMQAGSVVEVEIEGIGTLRNPVRAG, translated from the coding sequence ATGGAAGGCAGCCGCGTACAGCCGCTGAGCGGGGAGCTGTTTTCGAATCCTCGCCCCGCAGGACGTGCGCTGCCTCTGGATTCGGTCAAGCTCCTTTACCCGTGCACGCCGCCGAAGGTGCTGGCCGTCGGACGGAATTACCGCTCGCATCTGGGTTCCGCGCCTGCCCCGAAGCGGCCGGAGCTGTTCTACAAGCCGGTGTCCTGCCTCCAGCACCCCGGGGAGCCGATCGTGATTCCTCCCGATGCGAAAAACGTGCACTACGAGGGCGAACTGGTGATCGTCATGGGACGGCGGTGCCGGCGCGCCTCGCGCGAGGAAGCGGCGGCGGCGATCTTCGGCTATACGTGCGGCAACGATGTCAGCGAGCGGGACTGGCAGGGCGGCGCGGACCGGGACATGCAGTGGTGGCGGGCGAAGGGGGCGGACACGTTCGGGCCCCTGGGGCCGGCCATCGCCACCGGGCTCGACCCGGGGGCCGGGCTGATGCTGGAGACGCGGCTGGATGGGAAGACGGTGCAAAAACAATCCACGGCGGATTTGCTTTTCGACTGCATCGAGTGCGTGCGGTTCGCCTCGCAGTATGTGACGCTCGAGCCCGGCGACGTGATCTACACGGGAACGCCGGGCGAGACGCGGGCGATGCAGGCGGGCAGCGTCGTGGAGGTGGAGATCGAGGGCATCGGAACGCTGCGGAATCCGGTGCGGGCGGGCTGA
- a CDS encoding cytochrome c translates to MNTPTRLGICLSLLLISVAAAGQAPRRQVRPPTAPNSVCADCHEQEAKLKESAHASVACSSCHLKHEEYPHPENAPKPQCATCHERVVQEYEESEHAAQMRQGNGSAPECSTCHGDVHEAKRALTIEFHRSVPDTCGMCHAKAAEDFAKSVHGKAVAAGVRDAPVCSDCHGGHRVLKAKDPNSTVFPGSVPDTCGHCHGDLQLARRFGLPADRLSTFQQSFHGLALRSGRQSVADCASCHGFHDILPSTDPASRTHPKNLAATCGACHPGAGSRFALGPVHEVEGAQAPAPVRWAEWFYAMLIPGTIGFMLLHHAGDFIRKLWSMRFRGRHVPMQLLRRVEPHHERMYRMERIQHGLLAVSFIVLVYTGFALHYPDTWWASWFLRWEDRLPVRGTVHRIAGVVLIGTSILHVITLVVNRKLREHWKEMLPRRNDVRELVEGTLWRLGLRRERPHRSPHSYIEKMEYWAVVWGTAIMALTGLLLWFHNWSLSVMPKVVLDVSRVIHFYEAVLATLSILVWHFYMVIFDPAVYPLDTAFLKGYSPRAEYVDAEEAALGD, encoded by the coding sequence ATGAACACTCCGACGAGACTGGGCATCTGCCTTTCCCTGCTGTTGATCTCCGTGGCGGCCGCGGGCCAGGCGCCCCGCAGGCAGGTGAGGCCGCCGACCGCGCCCAACAGCGTGTGCGCCGATTGCCACGAGCAGGAGGCGAAGCTCAAGGAATCGGCGCATGCTTCGGTGGCCTGCTCCAGCTGCCACCTGAAGCACGAGGAGTATCCGCATCCGGAGAACGCGCCCAAGCCGCAGTGCGCCACCTGTCATGAGCGCGTCGTGCAGGAATACGAGGAGAGCGAGCACGCGGCGCAGATGCGGCAGGGCAACGGCAGCGCTCCGGAGTGCTCCACCTGCCACGGCGATGTTCATGAAGCGAAGCGCGCGCTGACGATCGAGTTTCACCGCAGCGTGCCCGACACGTGCGGGATGTGCCACGCCAAGGCGGCCGAGGATTTCGCGAAGAGCGTCCACGGCAAGGCTGTCGCAGCCGGCGTGCGGGACGCGCCCGTGTGCTCGGACTGCCACGGCGGCCATCGCGTGCTGAAGGCCAAGGATCCCAACTCTACCGTTTTCCCCGGCAGCGTGCCTGATACGTGCGGCCACTGTCACGGCGATCTGCAGCTGGCGCGGCGCTTCGGCCTTCCCGCCGACCGGCTGAGCACGTTCCAGCAGAGTTTCCACGGGCTCGCCCTGCGCTCCGGACGGCAGAGCGTGGCCGATTGCGCGTCGTGCCACGGATTCCATGACATCCTGCCGTCCACCGACCCGGCTTCGCGGACGCACCCGAAGAACCTGGCGGCGACGTGCGGCGCTTGCCATCCCGGCGCAGGAAGCCGGTTCGCGCTTGGACCCGTCCACGAGGTGGAAGGCGCGCAGGCGCCTGCGCCGGTGCGGTGGGCCGAATGGTTTTACGCGATGCTGATTCCCGGCACGATCGGCTTCATGCTGCTGCATCACGCCGGCGATTTCATCCGCAAGCTGTGGAGCATGCGGTTCCGCGGCAGGCACGTCCCCATGCAGCTCCTCAGGCGCGTCGAGCCGCACCACGAACGCATGTACAGGATGGAGCGCATCCAGCACGGGTTGCTGGCGGTCAGCTTCATCGTGCTGGTGTACACGGGCTTCGCGCTGCATTATCCCGACACGTGGTGGGCGTCGTGGTTTCTCAGGTGGGAGGACCGCCTGCCGGTGCGCGGCACGGTGCACCGGATCGCGGGCGTGGTGCTGATCGGCACGTCCATCCTGCACGTGATCACGCTGGTGGTGAACCGAAAGCTGCGGGAGCACTGGAAGGAGATGCTGCCGCGCAGGAACGACGTGCGGGAGCTCGTCGAAGGGACGCTCTGGCGGCTCGGGCTGCGCAGGGAGCGCCCGCACCGCTCGCCGCACAGCTACATCGAGAAGATGGAATACTGGGCGGTCGTGTGGGGCACGGCCATCATGGCTCTCACCGGTCTGCTGCTGTGGTTCCACAACTGGAGCCTCAGCGTCATGCCGAAGGTTGTGCTCGACGTGAGCCGTGTGATCCACTTCTATGAAGCCGTGCTAGCGACGCTGTCCATCCTGGTGTGGCACTTCTACATGGTGATTTTCGACCCCGCGGTTTATCCGCTGGACACGGCGTTTCTGAAAGGCTACAGTCCGCGCGCCGAATACGTCGATGCGGAAGAGGCGGCGCTGGGCGACTGA
- the fur gene encoding transcriptional repressor has product MSQPAARETLRQRGFRLTRQRQILLDLLDKTGAHLDAETLYRLAHEKDPKLNRVTVYRTLKMLKEGGLVDELDLMHHAGDQHYYETRRKQEHAHVVCLRCGKVEEFFGEPLQKLRRQVEKTFGFQILIARTEIGGYCAHCQVIRAEEMSETAPREPQPRSPRRAKGA; this is encoded by the coding sequence ATGTCCCAGCCCGCGGCCCGTGAAACTCTCCGACAGCGCGGCTTCCGGCTCACGCGCCAGCGCCAGATTCTGCTCGACCTGCTCGACAAAACGGGCGCCCATCTCGACGCGGAAACTCTCTACCGGCTGGCGCACGAAAAGGACCCCAAGCTCAATCGCGTCACCGTCTACCGCACCCTCAAGATGCTGAAGGAGGGCGGACTGGTCGACGAGCTGGACCTGATGCACCACGCCGGCGACCAGCATTACTACGAAACCCGCCGCAAGCAGGAGCACGCCCACGTCGTCTGCCTGCGTTGCGGCAAGGTGGAAGAGTTCTTCGGAGAGCCTCTGCAGAAACTCCGCCGCCAGGTGGAAAAGACCTTCGGCTTCCAGATCCTCATCGCCCGCACCGAAATCGGCGGCTACTGCGCCCACTGTCAGGTGATCCGCGCCGAGGAGATGTCGGAAACAGCCCCCCGGGAGCCCCAGCCGCGGTCCCCGCGCCGGGCCAAAGGCGCCTGA
- a CDS encoding DDE transposase produces MRGEDRQQQEMFLYASLEDLVPADHPLRPIRAMVDEALQRLDDTFDEIYGEVGRPSIAPERLLRAQLLMLLYTIRSERMLVEQLRYNLLFRWFVGLGMSEEVWHATVFTKNRDRLLEGDVARQFFGEIVRQAKQQGLMSSEHFSVDGTMVEAWASQKSFRPKQEKSDEDEPKQGGRNREVDFRGQQRSNETHESVTDPEARLWRKSQTAEAKLSYLGHVLGENRHGLIVNVRVTKAYGRAEREAAVEMAREIPGGTKRVTLAGDKGYDTREFVEQMKDLNVTPHVAQNVSGRRSAVDGRTTRHEGYWMSQRRRKLVEEFFGWAKVVAGLRKVKLRGREKVGWLFTLAAAAYNLVRMRNLMAAATA; encoded by the coding sequence ATGAGAGGAGAAGACCGTCAGCAGCAAGAGATGTTCCTGTACGCGAGCCTGGAGGATCTGGTGCCGGCCGATCACCCGCTGCGGCCGATCCGGGCGATGGTGGACGAGGCGCTGCAGAGGCTGGACGACACCTTCGATGAGATTTACGGAGAAGTGGGGCGGCCGTCGATCGCGCCGGAGCGGCTGCTGCGGGCGCAGTTGCTGATGCTGCTGTACACAATCCGGAGCGAGAGGATGCTGGTCGAGCAGCTGCGCTACAACCTGCTGTTCCGGTGGTTCGTGGGTCTGGGGATGAGCGAGGAGGTCTGGCACGCGACGGTGTTCACGAAGAACCGGGACCGGCTGCTGGAAGGGGACGTAGCGCGGCAGTTCTTTGGCGAGATCGTGCGGCAGGCGAAGCAGCAGGGGCTGATGTCGAGCGAGCATTTTTCGGTGGACGGGACGATGGTGGAGGCGTGGGCGAGCCAGAAGAGCTTCCGGCCGAAACAGGAGAAGTCGGATGAGGACGAACCGAAACAGGGTGGGCGGAATCGGGAAGTGGACTTCCGGGGGCAGCAGCGGTCGAATGAGACGCACGAGTCGGTGACGGATCCGGAGGCGCGGCTGTGGCGGAAGAGTCAGACGGCGGAGGCGAAGCTGAGCTATCTGGGACACGTGCTGGGAGAGAACCGGCACGGGCTGATCGTGAACGTGCGGGTGACGAAAGCCTACGGGCGGGCGGAGCGGGAAGCGGCGGTGGAGATGGCGCGGGAGATTCCGGGAGGGACGAAGCGGGTGACGCTGGCCGGAGACAAGGGGTACGACACGCGGGAGTTTGTGGAGCAGATGAAGGATCTGAACGTGACGCCGCATGTGGCGCAGAACGTGAGCGGACGGCGCAGCGCGGTGGATGGGAGGACGACGCGGCATGAAGGCTACTGGATGAGCCAGAGGAGGCGGAAGCTGGTGGAGGAGTTCTTCGGATGGGCGAAGGTGGTGGCGGGGCTGAGGAAGGTGAAGCTGAGGGGGCGGGAGAAGGTGGGATGGCTGTTCACGCTGGCGGCAGCCGCATACAATCTGGTGAGGATGAGGAACCTGATGGCGGCGGCGACTGCCTGA